Proteins from one Phaenicophaeus curvirostris isolate KB17595 chromosome 16, BPBGC_Pcur_1.0, whole genome shotgun sequence genomic window:
- the TMEM184A gene encoding transmembrane protein 184A translates to MSNATHALPSPTEPGTPGPSTAATLASALPSPDLVLLTAAHNDSEDGQQLFLTTTAAQVISGIFVWSALIVTFHQIYTHLRNYTIPKEQRYIIRILFIVPIYAFDSWLSLLLLGSHQYYVYFDSVRDCYEAFVIYSFLSLCFEYLGGESTIMTEIRGKPIASSCFYGTCCLQGMSYSIGFLRFCKQATLQFCIVKPLMAITTIILQAFGKYHDGDFNVRSGYLYITIIYNFSVSLALYALFLFYFATMDLLRPFEPVLKFITIKAVIFLSFWQGTLLAILEKCGVIPEVQIIDGKEVGAGTVAAGYQNFIICIEMFFASIALRYAFTCQVYREKKENSTANLAPMQSISSGLKETISPQDIVQDAIHNFSPAYQQYTQQSMQDAERKAPGENGHVATKLEGLSGRKSKNIEKRVLILSDEDL, encoded by the exons ATGAGTAATGCCACTCATGCCTTGCCCTCTCCCACGGAGCCTGGCACGCCGGggcccagcacagcagccacaCTGGCCTCAGCTCTCCCATCCCCAGACCTCGTCCTGCTCACAGCTGCCCACAATGACTCTGAGGATGGCCAGCAGCTTTTCCTGACCACAACAGCAGCACAGGTCATCTCTGGCATCTTTGTGTGGTCGGCGCTTATCGTCACCTTCCACCAG ATTTACACACACCTGAGGAACTACACCATCCCCAAGGAGCAGCGCTACATCATCCGCATCCTCTTCATTGTGCCCATCTATGCCTTTGACTCCTggctcagcctcctcctcctcggcaGCCACCAGTACTACGTCTACTTTGACTCGGTGCGCGACTGCTATGAAG CTTTCGTGATTTACAGCTTCCTGAGCCTCTGCTTCGAGTACCTTGGAGGGGAGAGCACCATCATGACAGAGATCCGGGGGAAGCCTATTGC GTCCAGCTGCTTTTATGGGACCTGCTGCCTTCAGGGTATGTCCTACTCCATTGGGTTCCTGCGCTTCTGCAAGCAG GCCACACTGCAGTTCTGCATCGTGAAACCCCTCATGGCAATCACCACCATCATCTTGCAGGCGTTTGGGAAGTACCACGACGGGGACTTCAA CGTCCGAAGTGGCTACCTCTACATCACCATCATCTACAACTTCTCTGTCAGCCTAGCACTTTACGCCCTCTTCCTCTTCTACTTTGCCACCATGGACCTGCTGCGCCCGTTTGAACCAGTCCTCAAGTTCATCACCATCAAGGCGGtcatcttcctctccttctgGCAAG GGACACTGCTTGCCATCCTAGAGAAATGCGGGGTGATCCCTGAAGTTCAGATCATTGATGGGAAGGAGGTGGGAGCCGGGACAGTGGCTGCTGGCTACCAGAACTTCATCATCTGCATCGAAATGTTCTTTGCTTCCATTGCGCTGCGCTACGCGTTCACCTGCCAGGtgtacagagaaaagaaagaaaactcaacAG CAAACCTTGCCCCAATGCAGAGTATCTCAAGTGGGCTGAAGGAGACCATAAGCCCCCAGGACATCGTGCAGGACGCGATCCACAACTTCTCGCCTGCGTACCAGCAGTACACCCAGCAGTCCATGCAGGACGCAGAGCGCAAAGCGCCAGGGGAGAACGGGCACGTGGCCACCAAGCTGGAGGGACTGAGTGGCAGAAAGAGCAAAAACATCGAGAAGAGAGTGCTGATCCTGTCAGACGAGGACCTGTAG
- the MAFK gene encoding transcription factor MafK — MTTNPKPNKALKVKEESGENAPVLSDDELVSMSVRELNQHLRGLTKEEVIRLKQRRRTLKNRGYAASCRIKRVTQKEELERQRVELQQEVEKLARENSSMKLELDALRSKYEALQTFARTVARGPITPTKVATTSVITIVKSAEISSSSVPFSAAS, encoded by the exons ATGACGACTAATCCCAAACCGAACAAGGCATTAAAG GTAAAGGAGGAGTCAGGAGAGAATGCCCCAGTGCTGAGTGATGATGAACTCGTGTCAATGTCCGTACGGGAGCTGAACCAGCACCTGAGGGGTCTAACCAAAGAGGAGGTCATCCGTCTGAAGCAGCGAAGGCGCACGCTGAAGAACCGAGGCTACGCTGCCAGCTGCCGCATCAAGCGTGTGACTCAGAAAGAGGAGCTAGAGAGGCAGCGGGTTGAGCTGCAGCAAGAGGTGGAGAAGCTGGccagagaaaacagcagcatgaaGCTAGAGCTGGACGCCTTGCGCTCCAAGTACGAAGCACTCCAGACCTTTGCTCGTACTGTGGCGCGAGGGCCTATTACCCCCACCAAAGTTGCCACCACCAGTGTCATCACCATTGTGAAATCAGCTGAAATCTCATCCAGTTCTGTGCCGTTTTCAGCAGCGTCCTAG